The region AGCTTGTCTTAAAGCAAGGATTGCGCCTTTCAAATTTCCTGCTTGGTACAACTTGTCTGATTGAGCCAAGTTGCTAGCAATTCTTTGGTTCATTTGCGTGCGCACGGAAGCGATGCTTCTGCTTGCTTGACCTTTTAAACCGCCTGGGTCTGGTAATTTAGATCCGACGACCTTGTCATAAGCATCGATGATATCTAGCGGTTTTTTAGATGTCTTATGAAGCTGTTGCGCTTTTGCAAACAAGCCTTTTAGCCGCGACACTTGAGATTGATATTCGGCCTGTTGAGCTTTTCTAGCATCACGTGCCGCCGTCAAAGCTTCTACTTGAACTTTTAAATCCAAAAGCTTTGGGTGATCCGGATTGAATTGAATCACAGAAGAAATACATGAATCCATTTCATCCATAGTGATATTTGGATTTAATTTCTTTTGGCAAATCGCGGCCTGATTCTGAATTTTCAATTCAGCTTCTGCCTTTTCTTTTTCAATCTGTGCGTTACGCTCTTGAAGCTGTTGTAAGTAAACGGCTTCTTTTGCCAAACGCTGGATCTCTTTAGTATCTTCATAGTCCGGTACTAAATCTTGAATCTTAGTGATCTCGTCCTGAGCTAATTGATACTTACCCTGCATGTATAAATTCTTAGCGTCTTTATAACGCTGACGAATCAAAGACTGTTGCTCAGGTTTTAGTTTATTAAATACTTCTTGTGGAGAACCTGGAGCTGCAACAGGTCCTGCACCTTGTACAGGTCCCTCTTTCTTTTCGCCACCCGCGAAAAGATACACGATTGCCAAGAACACTATCGCTCCCGCAATAAGTTTCGGGCGGTGCTTTTGAAAATCAAATTTGGCTTTTACTTCTGGAGCTGGCGCCACCGGACCTGGCATATGACCATAACCGCCCGGATACTGCATCGGAACGCCACCTTGTTGTTGATAAGGAGCGATTCCATATTGCTGATCATACTCTGATGGATATGCGTTTGTTGCCATCTGCACAAGAGGGTTTGGCGGAGCCACCTTGACCATGTCTAAACGACTTTGGAAATGAGCATCGTGCAATTCAAAGTACAAGTAATTATCCAGTACAGTGATCGCATCCCCACTTCGAATATTCGTCGGATCTGTCGCAGAAATAGGATTACCATTTAACAGCGTTCCGTTCACACTTCCTAAATCAATAATCTGATACTGATTGCCGTTGCGACGAAGTTCAAATTGACGTCGACTGACACGTTGATCGCGAATTTGAATGTGGCAAGATGGATCACGACCAGCAATCCAAGAATCGCCATCATCCAAACGAATCATTTCTTTGGCATCATTGTTTGAATCGACAATCTTAATATAGGCTGCGGTTGGAGCCGCGCCAACAATGGTTTTTTCCTCGCCAGGTTCACTGCCTTGAACGACGGGCAAGTAACTTGCCTCTGAATTGACAGGCCCCGCTTCCATAGAAGCCGGATGCGCACTGGCTGAAGACATTAAGAAATCAAATTCATAAGGAGAAATTGTAAATGCAAAACCGTGATCCAAAGTGGCTTGTTGAGTGGGTTCTCCATTCACCATGACATCGCCATAGCGAGAGATCACTTGCAAAGTCCACTGACCACCCTCAGAAACAATCTTAAAGTGTTCGCGGGAAATACCTTTTTCAGGCTGCAACACAATATCACAGTCCTCTTTACGGCCTGCTACGTACGTACGCCCCTCTTCCAAAGGCATGTTATAAACCGTCTTACCACGAAGACGAACGATCAGATGAGCCATACTACAATCGTCCTCCTTCCTGATTTAATGTACATTCCTCATAGAACTGTTTTGCTTCTTTATAACTTGGGTCATCACGGCGATTCTGCAACATTGTAATCACGTTCGAATAATTAGACTGACACATACGCCAGTTTTTCTTTTCACGATAACGACTGCCCTGTATCAAATTGAATTTCACCAATTCATCGAATTTGATTTTCGATAAATGGTAATAACGTTTTGCCAGTTCATTTTCTGGATCTAGATTTAACACAACTTGGAAGGCTTCACGCGCACGCGCGTACTGGCCTTGTTGGAAATCACGGAATCCACGGATAAAGTTTTCCTGTGCTCTTTTATACTGAACAGAGTCGTACTTTTCCTTTTTAATATTCATTAACTCTTGAGTGCGTTTTTCTGCCTCTTGCACGTCTTTCATGCTAATTGCGGAAGAACGGAATGCATTCGGATCCTTCGCAGCTTTATTCGGCCCTGCAAAGAAGAAATACCCAGCAATGCCCACGATCGCAATGATTCCATAGAATCTTACACGTGGATTTGAAAGTGGACCACCACCTGCTGGAGAGCGAGGAGCTGGACGAGGTGCTTGTTGCTGATATCCCGCACCTTGTGGTTGTCCCATTGGCATCTGGGGTCTTACCCCGCCCGGTGGCATGCTTGGTTTTGCAGCTGGCATATTGGGAATTCCAGCGGCAGGCATATTCGGCATTCCCGAAGGACTTACCGGTCGCAAAGTCGGAGCTGCTGGAACAGCACCCGCCGATGGCATCACAGGAATCGCAGGCTCTGCTGCCGCAACCGTCTCCGGCAGGAATCGAATTTCAGAATCACCTATTTGAATCACCGAACCCTTTTGCAAGATTTCGGACTGAACACTTTCGCCATTTAACATGACAAAGTTTTTCTGACTTAAATTGACGATCAGGAATTCACTTCCACGTTGACGGATTTCCGCATGCTGACGACTGATGCGGGGATCATTCGCCAATACGATATCATTCTCTGGTCCACGGCCAATAGTCGCTGTGCCGTTTGCAAAAGAAAGGCGCAAGCCCGTGTGCGGGCCCTTCACCACTTCAATTCCAAACTTTAATGCGTCTTTTACCTTAGGTGCCGCTGACACTAAGAGCCTCCCTCTGCCGGCGAAATAGTGATTACAAAGTAATCCACTTCATGCGGCTGTGAAGACATACCCTGACAACTTAATACACAAGGATGGCCGTTAAATTCCAACTGATCCGTATGAATCACACGTGGGTTCTCGCGTGTTTTATTCATGAGATTATCAATATTTTGCATCAACGCGATATCTGGAATGGCTTGATATTGTTGCCCCAATAGCTGCGCGACTTCAGTGCGCGCCACTTGGCCAAAAGAAGAACTGCCCGCCATAATGCGACCGTCTTTTGAAATCGCAATCGCCGGGAAACCCATCAATTGAACCAAGTTTTCTGCTTCGCCATCTTTATTGACGAAACTGCCCATTCCACCACCACCGCCTTCACCTTCGCCATGGATATAACGAGTTAGAAGGCTGTTGATATTACCAATCAATGCTTGCAGCGGTGGGAAGATGAAATCGACGCTTGTGTTGTCGTTTTTCTCTCTCATCGCGGCATCAAGTTGCTGATTCAGAGTAATCAAAGGATACTCCACCAACTTGTACATAAAGAAGAACAAGATCAAACCAACTAAAGACGCAATGACCAAAGTCTGCATAAACAAACTGATCGCGCGACCGTCATCAAAGGCCATACTGCCGATATCATAAAGAACGATGGCGTGGGCCTTAATGGATTGTTCGCCCGTATTTGGATCAAATAGACCAATAGGGAAACTTGCACCTATCGTCGATGAATCAATTTCCACCGTTTCAGGGCGCATTTCACGACGAGCCTGATGCACGAACGGCAAGTCAGGCGTCGTTCCCGCACGAGATGCTGGAGCTAAGATCATACCATCAGACTGCTGCACAATTAGAACTTGCTTCACACCATCTTCAGATTCAGCTTGATTCGTGGTTAAAGAAGAATAGTTATTTTGCAATAATCCTGCTTGGTTGATCGTCGCCAATGTTCTCGCTATCGAAGCCGCACGACGTTTACTTTCCGTCACGATACTTGCGCGAGTGATCTGTACCATCGGTATCATCGCCAACAATGTCGTTACAAAAATAAAGATCACCACAAAGCCTAAAAGAACCATGCGGAACTCAAGGAACGTCGGAATTTTATAAACACCTGGCAACGCCACGCGATCCAAATACTCTTGGAATCTTTCCCAAAGAGCTTTTAAACCTCCAGGATTATATGCTGGTGCTGCTTCAGGCGCAGGTCCCGCTGGAACGCCCATTGGTTGTGGCATTCCCGGCATTCCCATTGGTTGAGGCATACCTTGTGGTATTGACATTCCAGGAACACCATAACCTGGCTGTGGCATCGGAGCCGGAGCTTGAGCTCTTTTTTCAGGGGCTGGGATGATGTCAACTAAGACATCATGAATACCCAACTTATCCCCTAAGCGCATCAAACCGGTTTGCATGCGGACACCGTTTAAATAAGTTCCGTTACTTGATTTCAAATCTGTGACGACAATCTTGTCGCTGTAAACCACGATCTCGCTATGTTCTTTGGAAACACCAGGGCTTGTGATTTTAATATCACAATTAGGTGCGCGACCGACAAGGTTGCGACCCATTTTTAGCTCTAAAATGCCGCCGGCTTGAGGGCCGGACAAAATTCTAAGCGCCCACATTGAGCTGATCTCCCACTCTGATGTTCAACTTGCTGCTTACACCTGAAGCCATCTCAAACACTGATCTTGCACCAAAGACGGGAAAAACCAATCTCCAAGGCTTCACATCTTTATAGATAGCTTTCACTTTCAAATTCTTATCAACAAATACACAATCAATGGCGAACTTCATAAAAAATGTATGGATGCTATTGCATCTTAAAATCCACAACGCGTGATCTTCAGATAAAGAACTACGACCCAATAAACCCACACCACGAGTTTGCATTGTATCTGCAACCTCCAGATTTGGGATCAAAGTGATTTTAGTTGTCGAGTTCTCAAGTCTCTTCATCACTATTTGCTTCCATACATAAATGAAATCGCTATCGGCCCAAAAACCATAATGAACACGGCCGGTAAAATAAATAACATCAACGGGATCAGAATCGCTTGAGACGCTTTCGCACCGGCTTTTTCTGCACGGACGAAACGCTCCATACGCATTTGTTCCGACTGATCCTTCAGAACTTGCGAAATGCTGGCACCTGTTGCCTCCGCATCGATCAAGACCGCAACGAAACTTGTAATCTCGCCCATGTCCAGACGCTCTGACATTTCTTTGAGCGCTTGTGTTTTCGAAGCACCGATCTTGATATCTTTCAAAACAATTCCAAACTCTTCAGCCAACACACTTTCTGTGCCTACAGACTTATCCACGATTTTTTGAATCGCCGAGAAAAAGTCCAGACCCGCTTCCACTGACAAAGCCAAAAGGTCGATAAAGAACGGAAGATCTGCACGAACTGACAGCTCTCGTTTTTTCTTTTCACCCTTGGCGTGAATTTGCGGCAAGTAAAAACCAATCAAACCCACCCCAACGCACATTGGAATCGACAAACCCAATTGTAGCGAGAAGTTCATGATGATCAAAAAGATTGGGAACATCACTCCCCACAGTAATTGCAATCCGATGAACTCATCTTCATTCAACTCTCGGGATAGACCCGAGGTCATAATGAACTTGCGAACTTTTTTACGATAGCTTTCACTGCGAATTCTCAGCGCATGTTGCAAGGTGAATTGGTGCACTAACGGACGAGAGAAATTGATGACTGGATTTTTTGATTTAGCTGGCTCGTCGTTATTTGCCCAAGACAATTGTTGCTTGTCCGCGTTGCTTGCAAAGATAGAATTTACGAATAGGAATACCGCCACTCCTGCTAGGAGCAAACCCAAAATCAGCATTAATTCTGCGCTTCCCATTTTGGCCTCTTCGTGTTCTAGTCAGACTCATGAAAACATTGATCCTGGCTTCAGAGTCTCCGCGTCGCAAACAACTGCTTCAAGAAGCAGGATTTTCGTTCGACGTAGTATCAGTAAAAGTATCGGAAATTCCTGACAAAAACCTGAATGCTACGGAGCAGATTTTGGACATCGCCAGACGTAAAGCGAGAGCGGCTTTCGCCCACCTAAAGTCCAGTAAATTACAGGAGTTTACTCTCATTTCCGCCGACACGGAGGTGATTCACGAGGGTCAACTGCAAGGTAAGCCCTCGGACAAGGATGATGCTTTCAAAATGCTTAGCCGTTTGTCTGGGAAAACCCACTTGGTACAGACCGGAGTGTGCGTGATCGACTCGGCCTCTGGGAACGAATTGTCTCAAATTGAAACGACCCAAGTTTTTTTCAAAGCACTTAATGATGAAGAAATCTGGACCTATATTGAATCAGGGGAACCCATGGATAAGGCTGGGGCCTATGGAATTCAAGGTCTGGGTGGAAAGTTCGTTGAAAAAATTGAAGGCCCTTTCGACAACGTCGTGGGCCTTCCAGTTCAACTGGTCAAAGAAATGCTGGCTAAAATCTAGAACACAAATTTCCAACCGAGGCTTACGCTGGCGCCGGTGCCGCGCTCGGTATCCACTTTGATGTTATTGATTTCTTGAACGTATCCGAAGGACATTGTACGAATTTTTGCTTCGATAGCATTGCGCTTTGAAGATCCCAGTAAGAAACCCACCCCCGCTTGGATACCAACGCCGCCGTCGACATCAGTGACTTCGCCTTCGTCGATTACTACAACGGGCATTGCTGTGTTGATACCGAAAGGAATATACCAGCGATCGAAACGGTATATCGCGTTTCCTTCAAAACCTAAAATTCCTAAATAGGCTTCTTTAGTGGTACCAAAAACGGCCATACTTGCATCTTTGATTTTGTGAGCTAAGTCAAAGAATCCACCGACCGAAAATCCCCAGTGGTTTTTACCCCAAAAAACGAAATGAGCGTCGACTCCAATACTGGGTCCTGTTTTCAAATCGTACTCACCGGTTGTGGTATTTCCGCCAACTGTCGTTTTCGCGTCCTTGAATTTCATCTGACTTAACGTGTTCAGATAGGCACCCATCACAAAATGCCCGCTGTGAGTGTCAGAGTTATTTCCTTGGTCTTTATTATGAGTGTCTTTATCAGGAGTTGAACTTTCATTCATAGCTGCTATTTCGTCAGCAGATCTTTCCTGAGCTCCTGCAGCAACAGATAAAAGCAATGCGAATACCAAAACGATCTTCTTCAACATGAAGCCTCCACAAGATGATGAATCGCATTTAGTTTATTTCAGGCTGGTGCTTCTTTGAATTCAAAAATCCTATGCTCGACCAAGTATTTTTGCAAAGGTCGATCCTGTATCACCGAATATCCACGAATTAGGGACACAACCCGGCTCCAAGGACGATAATCCCAGAACTTGTCCTTTAATGCCCGCGTCTTGGCAGCACCGGTCACACTCATTGTGATCATGCCGCTGATTGCTCGCATAAAACGATTGAATAATTCTCTGTTTCTGATTTTTAAAACCAGCTGAATGTGATCACCACCATTCACCTGCTCGCGCAACTGAACTTGATATCTGCGAGCTTGCGCCACCAGAATCTGTGAAATCTTTTTCCAATTTTTGTGATTTCGAAACGACCACGCGCCCCTTGCTTGACTCGATTGCAACACCACATGCATCGCATGCTTAGTGGTAATGGGGCGCGCCTTTTTAGCATTGCTATTTTTTAAAAGCGCACCCCCGAACTGCTTTCGCAGCCGAGGGTCTTCAGAACTGTATATCGCTATTCGACGGGAGGAGCGGTACATGGACCATGTTATATGAGCACCCCCAACCTTGGTCAAGAAAAAAGTAGCGATGGTATTTTTGATTTGGAATTTCTGGGAATTAATGAGTTCGCATTGCGGCAAAGATGGCAGTCTTAGAAAAAGGTTGTTAGGTTTTCGTTATGAGCTTTCAGGACATTCGCGCTGAAGTCGGCGCCGACAAAATTCTTGCCGTTTCGAAACTTCAGCCGATCGATAAGATCCGCGGTCTTTACAATCAAGGTCAGCGCAAATTCGGTGAAAATTATGTTCAGGAAGCATTAGACAAAAAAGATCAACTTAAAGACCTAACAGATATTGAATGGCACTTGATTGGTCATCTTCAAAAGAACAAAGCAAAATACGTGGTTGGCCAATTTGCGTTGATTCACTCGGTGGACTCTTTAGAACTTGCCCAAACCCTCAACCGCCAATGCGAAAGCAAGAAAGTCACTCAACGCATTCTGATTCAAGTGAACCTTGCAGGCGAAGACAGTAAAAGTGGTTTTGACAAAAGCGCCCTAATGGCGTGCTGGAATGAACTGATCGAACTGCCCCATTTAACTATCGATGGTTTTATGACCATGCCGCCATTATCTGAAACCGGTGAAGATGTGCGCCCCTATTTTAAGGAGCTGCGCGAGCTTCAACAACACCTTGCTAAAACAACGGACTCTGCACGACACCCACTTAAAATGCTCTCGATGGGAACCAGCAGTGATTATAAAGTCGCCATTCAAGAGGGCGCCACCCTGGTGCGTTTAGGCACGGTTCTTTTTGGCGCAAGAAATTAACCGAAATACTTCTCGGCGGAGTCTGACATAGTGGATGATTTCGTTTGGCGAATTCCATTGCTGAAGGTAGGATGAATCTATGAACCCACTGCTCAAAGCTCAAAAAATCGGATTTCTGGGTGCAGGCAATATGGCGCAAGCCATGATTAAAGGCCTTATCGAAGGCGGAATTCCTGCTAATCACATTTACGCAACAAACAGATCAGACGGAAAATTGGTCAAACTGGTTGAACAGTACAAAATCAATTCTCTGAAAAACAATGAGGAACTCATTGATCTTTGCGACATCATTATCTTGGCGGTCAAACCTCAAGATCTTTTGACGGCGCTGGAACCTGTCGGCCGCGCTTTTGACGAAAATAAAATCGTAATTAGCGTTGCGGCTGGTATTCGCATGGAAAAACTAGAAAGATTTCTAAACGGTGCTCGACTGGCGCGAGTGATGCCAAATACTCCTTCCGTCATCGGGCGAGGAGTTATTGGATATCTTTTAAATGATGACGACGACGACGCCTTAGAGAGTACGGTTGAAGATTTGTTTGAACCATTGGGCCGAGTCATCAAAGTTAACGACGAAGACCAATTCGAAGCTTTGATGATTTCTTGCTCCAGCGGAACTGGGTTCGTTTTTGAGATGATGATGTACTGGCAGGACTGGATTGAAGAACACGGCTTTTCTGTTGAAGAAGCCCGCGTCATGACAATTGAAACATTTGTAGGAGCCTCTTTGCTAGCCGCGCAAGCTCGTGAAAATGTCGAAGACCTTCAAGCCCGCGTGACATCCAAGAAAGGTGTCACGGCGGCTGGACTTCAGTCCATGAGAGAGCTTGAAATCGAGCGCGCTCTTCGCATCAGCTTTGAAAAAGCCGCGATGAGAAACAAAGAAATGGCCCGGGAAATCAAATAACCTTGCCGGGCCCCAGGTAGACTTTTATCCTTATTTCATATTGTTCAAGGAGGAACAGAATGAAGATCACACCCATTGATATAGCTCACAGATCATTTGGTAAAAAAATGATGGGTCTCGACACTGATGAGGTTATGGATTTCCTCCAACAGGTCGCAGGACAAATGGAAGCTTTGATCCAAGAAAGAAACGCTCTTAAAGAAGCTCTTCGTGAAAAAGAACTTTCTTTAATGGAATACAAAGAGCGCGATCAAGTTCTTAAAGAAACAATTGCTACAGCAACTCAAATGGCGGATCGCTTACGCCAGGATGCTGAACGTGAAGCAAAACTTATCACGGCAGATGCTAATCAAAAAGCTGAGATCATCACTCGTGATTCACGCGATTCATTAAAACGCATGTATCAAGAAGTGAATGAATTGAAGCGCGCCCGCATGCAGTTTGAAGCAAACTTGAAAGCATTGGCTCAGGCTCATCTTTCTTTGCTTGAACAAGGTGAAAAGTATATGCCGCAAATGCATTTGCAAAACCAAAATTTTGTTGGTGGTGGCACTAATGGGAATACGACAAATACCGGTTCCCAAGGCAACACTCGTTCGACAAATATCTCTCCGCTATCTGCTGAGTAGTCATATCTGTGATTGAAGAAATTAAAGGTGGAGTTCGGCTCCACCTTTTTATTCAGCCCAAATCATCTAAAAATCAAATTGTGGGTCCCCACAATGGAATGCTGAAAATAAAGATTGCTGCTCCACCTGTCGATGGTGAAGCCAATTCGGAACTTATCGAATATCTTTCAAAATTTTTTAAAGTACCTAAACGCAACATCGCCTTGGTTAAAGGCGATACCGGCAGACAGAAAACCGTAGATATTGAAGGCATCACACTGAACGACGCCCATAAGTTAGTGACCGCCGCGTTTTAATTCAACTTCGAACTCAGTTTTATCCAACTCATTTTGAATATTCACTTCGGGTTTCGGTTGTGCCTTTTTGGTTGGGCGAGGTTTAAACTGCTGCTGATCAACGCCGTCTTCTGTGGCCTCCCTGAACTTGCGAGTGCTTTTCGCACTCATCTCTGTGTCAGAGCGATCATACATATTGGAACGACCTGATGGGGTTGGCGATGATCTGCGAGAAGGTGAAGCTGCTGGCGCCATGTAAGGCTCTTGGCGATACCCTTCCGTTAAATCAAAACTATAACGGATGAAACCACCGATGTGGTAACCAGCTGCGGTGTTTTCACCCGCCACTGTCGCTCCGCCATTAACTTGCAAACTCCATTTTGGATCCACATTCCAAGTCGCATAAAACAAAGTATCGATGGACGTCGGGTTCACCATATAAAACTTGTAGGAACCGGCGTTCACCGACTGCAGATAAGCGACTCTCACGTAACGAGTACTTTTATCTTTGTCGTCAGAGATCGTTTGGCTACCGATTACTTCTCCTCCGAATCGGAATGAGTTTGCTTTTAGTTGCAAACCACCTCCCCACGGCATCACCGATGATCTGCCATCCGCACGATAATCATAACCAATCCACCCATGGAGGCGAGCGGTACCAAAATCTTTTTGAGCGGTGACTCGCCCCCACGTTTCAAAAACACCTTCTGAATTGAGTGACTCATCCCCTGTTCCATTAACTTCTTGAAGCGGAACTACAACGCCTAATTCAGGGACTAATTGCAGGACGCCGTCGTACATTATGAAATCAAAACCACCCGCAACGTCTGTCAGGCTTGTATTAGTGCGCGTTGCGACAGAGCTTTTGCTTTCTGAAGAAGCCATTGAGACCATTGCGAAGACGGACCACGATTTGGAAGGCATATAGCGAGTGCTGAAATCCAGATCCAAAAGTTGGTAATGGTTTCCACTGGTTAGATTGGTAGTTCCCTCCCCGAATTTTTCATAATTGGCTTCGGAGTAAAAGAAATTCGTGCCCAGCTCAAAATCCCAACGATCACGGCGAAACTCTTTGTAATTATCAAAGGCCAGAGCCGAGGAACTGCCCATAACTAAACTGATCAGGATCGTACTCAAACATTGAAGATTATTTGCCATTTTCATAAGTTCCTAATAATAACAAGCCCATGACCACGACATCAAACAAATCACAGCTCGCTATCATCTTTTTTACGGTTTTCCTTTATCTTGTGGGCTTTGGTGTAGTCATTCCCATCATCCCATTATTGAGTAAGAATTTTGGCGCCACTGCTTTGCAAACGGGTCTGCTGCTTTCCGTTTACTCATTGATGCAATTTTTGTTTTCTCCTTTTTGGGGCCGCTTAAGCGATCGCATGGGCCGCCGTCCGATTTTACTTTTTTGTCTGTTCGGTGAAGGCCTTTCGTACATCATGTTCGCGTGGGCTCGCAGTCTTGAAATGCTATTCGTGGCTCGCCTTCTTGCGGGATTTTTTGGTGCAAGCTTGTCGACCGCCTCCGCATACATTTCAGATATCACTCCAAAACACGAACGTTCCAAAGGCATGGCTTTGATTGGCGCTGCATTCGGTTTGGGCTTCGTGGTTGGTCCTGCGCTTGG is a window of Bdellovibrio sp. SKB1291214 DNA encoding:
- a CDS encoding FHA domain-containing protein; this encodes MAHLIVRLRGKTVYNMPLEEGRTYVAGRKEDCDIVLQPEKGISREHFKIVSEGGQWTLQVISRYGDVMVNGEPTQQATLDHGFAFTISPYEFDFLMSSASAHPASMEAGPVNSEASYLPVVQGSEPGEEKTIVGAAPTAAYIKIVDSNNDAKEMIRLDDGDSWIAGRDPSCHIQIRDQRVSRRQFELRRNGNQYQIIDLGSVNGTLLNGNPISATDPTNIRSGDAITVLDNYLYFELHDAHFQSRLDMVKVAPPNPLVQMATNAYPSEYDQQYGIAPYQQQGGVPMQYPGGYGHMPGPVAPAPEVKAKFDFQKHRPKLIAGAIVFLAIVYLFAGGEKKEGPVQGAGPVAAPGSPQEVFNKLKPEQQSLIRQRYKDAKNLYMQGKYQLAQDEITKIQDLVPDYEDTKEIQRLAKEAVYLQQLQERNAQIEKEKAEAELKIQNQAAICQKKLNPNITMDEMDSCISSVIQFNPDHPKLLDLKVQVEALTAARDARKAQQAEYQSQVSRLKGLFAKAQQLHKTSKKPLDIIDAYDKVVGSKLPDPGGLKGQASRSIASVRTQMNQRIASNLAQSDKLYQAGNLKGAILALRQAKVIDPENPEVPAKIEKIVTELRKQMMTLYQEGILEESFGNVEGGESKAGAKEKWKKILELDIPDGEYYKKAYIKLKKYGAM
- a CDS encoding FHA domain-containing protein, giving the protein MSAAPKVKDALKFGIEVVKGPHTGLRLSFANGTATIGRGPENDIVLANDPRISRQHAEIRQRGSEFLIVNLSQKNFVMLNGESVQSEILQKGSVIQIGDSEIRFLPETVAAAEPAIPVMPSAGAVPAAPTLRPVSPSGMPNMPAAGIPNMPAAKPSMPPGGVRPQMPMGQPQGAGYQQQAPRPAPRSPAGGGPLSNPRVRFYGIIAIVGIAGYFFFAGPNKAAKDPNAFRSSAISMKDVQEAEKRTQELMNIKKEKYDSVQYKRAQENFIRGFRDFQQGQYARAREAFQVVLNLDPENELAKRYYHLSKIKFDELVKFNLIQGSRYREKKNWRMCQSNYSNVITMLQNRRDDPSYKEAKQFYEECTLNQEGGRL
- a CDS encoding FHA domain-containing protein, whose amino-acid sequence is MWALRILSGPQAGGILELKMGRNLVGRAPNCDIKITSPGVSKEHSEIVVYSDKIVVTDLKSSNGTYLNGVRMQTGLMRLGDKLGIHDVLVDIIPAPEKRAQAPAPMPQPGYGVPGMSIPQGMPQPMGMPGMPQPMGVPAGPAPEAAPAYNPGGLKALWERFQEYLDRVALPGVYKIPTFLEFRMVLLGFVVIFIFVTTLLAMIPMVQITRASIVTESKRRAASIARTLATINQAGLLQNNYSSLTTNQAESEDGVKQVLIVQQSDGMILAPASRAGTTPDLPFVHQARREMRPETVEIDSSTIGASFPIGLFDPNTGEQSIKAHAIVLYDIGSMAFDDGRAISLFMQTLVIASLVGLILFFFMYKLVEYPLITLNQQLDAAMREKNDNTSVDFIFPPLQALIGNINSLLTRYIHGEGEGGGGGMGSFVNKDGEAENLVQLMGFPAIAISKDGRIMAGSSSFGQVARTEVAQLLGQQYQAIPDIALMQNIDNLMNKTRENPRVIHTDQLEFNGHPCVLSCQGMSSQPHEVDYFVITISPAEGGS
- a CDS encoding DUF192 domain-containing protein, with protein sequence MKRLENSTTKITLIPNLEVADTMQTRGVGLLGRSSLSEDHALWILRCNSIHTFFMKFAIDCVFVDKNLKVKAIYKDVKPWRLVFPVFGARSVFEMASGVSSKLNIRVGDQLNVGA
- a CDS encoding type II secretion system F family protein, with amino-acid sequence MGSAELMLILGLLLAGVAVFLFVNSIFASNADKQQLSWANNDEPAKSKNPVINFSRPLVHQFTLQHALRIRSESYRKKVRKFIMTSGLSRELNEDEFIGLQLLWGVMFPIFLIIMNFSLQLGLSIPMCVGVGLIGFYLPQIHAKGEKKKRELSVRADLPFFIDLLALSVEAGLDFFSAIQKIVDKSVGTESVLAEEFGIVLKDIKIGASKTQALKEMSERLDMGEITSFVAVLIDAEATGASISQVLKDQSEQMRMERFVRAEKAGAKASQAILIPLMLFILPAVFIMVFGPIAISFMYGSK
- a CDS encoding Maf family protein, which gives rise to MKTLILASESPRRKQLLQEAGFSFDVVSVKVSEIPDKNLNATEQILDIARRKARAAFAHLKSSKLQEFTLISADTEVIHEGQLQGKPSDKDDAFKMLSRLSGKTHLVQTGVCVIDSASGNELSQIETTQVFFKALNDEEIWTYIESGEPMDKAGAYGIQGLGGKFVEKIEGPFDNVVGLPVQLVKEMLAKI
- a CDS encoding YggS family pyridoxal phosphate-dependent enzyme — protein: MSFQDIRAEVGADKILAVSKLQPIDKIRGLYNQGQRKFGENYVQEALDKKDQLKDLTDIEWHLIGHLQKNKAKYVVGQFALIHSVDSLELAQTLNRQCESKKVTQRILIQVNLAGEDSKSGFDKSALMACWNELIELPHLTIDGFMTMPPLSETGEDVRPYFKELRELQQHLAKTTDSARHPLKMLSMGTSSDYKVAIQEGATLVRLGTVLFGARN
- a CDS encoding pyrroline-5-carboxylate reductase family protein, encoding MNPLLKAQKIGFLGAGNMAQAMIKGLIEGGIPANHIYATNRSDGKLVKLVEQYKINSLKNNEELIDLCDIIILAVKPQDLLTALEPVGRAFDENKIVISVAAGIRMEKLERFLNGARLARVMPNTPSVIGRGVIGYLLNDDDDDALESTVEDLFEPLGRVIKVNDEDQFEALMISCSSGTGFVFEMMMYWQDWIEEHGFSVEEARVMTIETFVGASLLAAQARENVEDLQARVTSKKGVTAAGLQSMRELEIERALRISFEKAAMRNKEMAREIK
- a CDS encoding DivIVA domain-containing protein yields the protein MKITPIDIAHRSFGKKMMGLDTDEVMDFLQQVAGQMEALIQERNALKEALREKELSLMEYKERDQVLKETIATATQMADRLRQDAEREAKLITADANQKAEIITRDSRDSLKRMYQEVNELKRARMQFEANLKALAQAHLSLLEQGEKYMPQMHLQNQNFVGGGTNGNTTNTGSQGNTRSTNISPLSAE
- a CDS encoding DUF167 domain-containing protein; amino-acid sequence: MSVIEEIKGGVRLHLFIQPKSSKNQIVGPHNGMLKIKIAAPPVDGEANSELIEYLSKFFKVPKRNIALVKGDTGRQKTVDIEGITLNDAHKLVTAAF